In the Topomyia yanbarensis strain Yona2022 chromosome 3, ASM3024719v1, whole genome shotgun sequence genome, one interval contains:
- the LOC131691016 gene encoding neurofilament heavy polypeptide-like, producing MKKIRRWLLVFAVIIALMVRVDGLKATSLIFGRGPATSSTSTTSTTPPATSTSTSSSTTTTTTEEASEEEESDDQGEVAATKAPLTGIPQVDYVWDPNLPRELGGFNLSTYPFLDSVPVEEDIGFTCDPKLHDGFYASIKFNCQLYHHCIHGIRYDFLCANYTAFDQKTFICHFASEVDCKNSPKYWFRNEPLYKATTTTTQKPAPTTPTTPSPTTAPARQKPLRKPVRRRRPQVDYYYDDEEYDEEYYEERPRRRKNRPRNRRPTYDDEYEDDERFDRRPADRYRERDRDPPAEEDDYEDRRPYRSKNRNRNNDRRNEDDDRRYGYDDRRRDRDRRPIDDDRRRPVDDDHRLPIEEEKRSTQSERRRRPIPADDRRIPERRPTIDEHRPLGEDRRSFSEDDRRKFPEERTGGRRPYNEDRRFEYEDEDYSPRRPEKKQKPLNDVVTVKPSGSTIYDRPRAAPRINRPVPLNEKNKYSYVNPEPPKKKPDIVATPTSEPDPEYYDEYEDEPKKPEPVVDKRKTMEPGSRGTYTYKEDKRQSASSDVVYYDDVIVPKESLTQKPIPGNVKKPDGIERVNTRDNSELTNRYNEKIRTPQRVSKPEIVDVPPQNTKPEYIDDEPVERPKSRLQSVFNNFKNKNPQTPIENRKPPLIQNNRDLESANKAPEVTRPILRATKRPFLPSRGGNPYAARGLQPVGVAKQAANQQQRPAPANNDFERPAPFRIDVDSSPPSTIQLDTRTSTTTRPSEERVKTLDQLYDEEFDVTLNDALNPTLKPLTRSAPHNFFRNRYQSADPAFVPFEPSFAPSEFRRAAVRPPASMIAHHHQHHPTVYISQVRGHPLQRYEYEY from the exons TCTGACGATCAAGGTGAAGTAGCGGCCACTAAAGCGCCACTTACCGGCATTCCACAGGTGGACTACGTGTGGGATCCCAACCTGCCACGAGAGCTGGGAGG GTTCAATTTGTCCACATATCCGTTTTTGGATTCGGTCCCAGTGGAAGAAGATATAGGATTCACCTGTGATCCAAAACTACACGACGGATTCTACGCGTCCATCAAATTTAACTGCCAG CTGTATCATCACTGCATCCACGGAATTCGATACGACTTTCTGTGTGCCAACTATACAGCGTTCGATCAGAAGACCTTTATCTGCCATTTTGCTTCCGAAGTAGACTGTAAAAACTCACCGAAATATTGGTTTAG AAATGAACCATTGTACAAAGCAACTACTACGACTACCCAGAAGCCTGCACCGACGACGCCAACAACACCTTCGCCAACCACTGCTCCCGCTAGGCAGAAACCATTGCGTAAGCCAGTTCGCAGAAGGCGTCCTCAAGTAGACTACTACTACGATGATGAGGAATACGATGAGGAGTATTATGAGGAGCGTCCTCGCCGTAGAAAGAATCGACCACGAAACCGGCGTCCGACATACGACGATGAATACGAAGATGACGAACGGTTTGATCGACGCCCTGCGGATAGGTATCGAGAACGCGATCGTGATCCTCCCGCGGAGGAGGACGATTACGAAGATCGTAGACCATACCGATCGAAGAATAGAAATCGTAACAACGATAGAAGAAATGAAGATGATGATCGTCGCTACGGATACGATGATCGCCGAAGGGATCGTGACCGGAGACCAATTGATGACGACAGACGTAGACCGGTCGATGATGATCATCGGCTACCTATAGAAGAGGAGAAACGTTCAACGCAAAGTGAAAGAAGGAGAAGACCGATTCCGGCCGATGATCGAAGAATTCCTGAGCGCAGACCAACCATAGATGAGCACCGACCATTGGGCGAAGATCGTAGGTCTTTTTCCGAGGATgatagaagaaaatttcctgaAGAAAGAACTGGTGGTAGACGTCCCTACAACGAAGATCGACGGTTCGAGTATGAAGATGAAGACTACAGCCCACGCAGACCAGAGAAAAAACAGAAACCATTAAATGATGTCGTAACTGTCAAACCATCCGGATCAACAATTTATGATCGACCACGCGCAGCTCCGAGAATTAATCGGCCAGTTCCTTTGAACGAGAAGAATAAGTATTCGTACGTGAATCCAGAGCCACCGAAGAAAAAACCCGATATAGTTGCAACACCTACCAGTGAACCTGATCCCGAGTATTACGATGAATACGAAGATGAACCTAAGAAACCGGAGCCAGTTGTGGACAAGAGAAAAACTATGGAACCCGGTAGCCGAGGCACGTACACCTATAAGGAAGATAAACGACAGAGTGCTTCCTCAGATGTAGTCTACTACGACGATGTGATTGTACCGAAGGAATCACTCACCCAGAAACCAATTCCTGGAAACGTAAAAAAACCGGATGGCATTGAGCGAGTCAACACTCGTGATAACTCCGAACTAACAAACAGATATAACGAGAAAATTCGGACTCCTCAGCGTGTCTCTAAGCCGGAAATCGTCGACGTACCTCCACAAAATACGAAACCAGAATATATAGACGACGAACCGGTTGAACGACCCAAATCTAGACTCCAATCCGTTTTCAACAACTTTAAGAACAAAAACCCACAAACACCCATTGAAAATAGGAAGCCTCCTCTCATTCAAAACAACCGAGACTTGGAATCAGCGAACAAAGCGCCAGAAGTCACAAGGCCCATCCTGCGTGCCACAAAGCGACCGTTCCTACCCAGCCGAGGAGGTAATCCCTACGCAGCTCGAGGACTTCAGCCTGTCGGAGTAGCAAAGCAAGCGGCAAATCAACAGCAGCGTCCCGCACCAGCTAACAATGACTTTGAACGGCCGGCACCGTTCCGCATTGACGTAGATAGTTCCCCACCGAGCACAATTCAGCTGGACACACGAACCAGCACAACCACGCGTCCAAGTGAAGAGCGCGTCAAAACTCTTGACCAGCTGTACGACGAAGAGTTCGACGTCACACTCAATGATGCCTTGAACCCAACGCTAAAACCACTTACTCGAAGTGCCCCGCATAACTTCTTTCGCAACCGATATCAGAGCGCCGATCCCGCGTTTGTCCCTTTCGAACCAAGCTTCGCACCGTCCGAGTTCCGAAGAGCGGCGGTACGACCTCCAGCGTCGATGatagcgcatcaccatcaacaccatcCGACCGTGTACATTAGCCAAGTCCGGGGACATCCTCTGCAGCGGTACGAGTACGAATATTGA